One halophilic archaeon DL31 genomic region harbors:
- a CDS encoding hypothetical protein (KEGG: hla:Hlac_2966 hypothetical protein) produces MATPDPVTNKKLVEQSDEDETRAESARLYIRIRPTDDDLSPGSVESHVRRLYRIGRANRTTGSSLRDRLRRSSSRPLVEILLLSDRQEVSIEYLVGIKDADSPDELERVLRGLFPDSYEFERVQRDSERFGIQSSTSTDAELRADTEADPETSAQLDTDATVGSDLAVAGVEFLGQTERRQDWQTQLQPFSAFTDESGTRERRPLTAVVETMAEHDVSMVYQVLVRSKPDWTTTLEDRQSRIEANQDTIGGQLGNAIFGAPDADEEFLTASDETRLSELDERDTRCSFDVNARAVALSDDSATADEAAAAVDELASAFAPVSKTTYTVEGVVRTGADGQSVLEAVRERTFYPPNYERVSTRFPWTVNASRGIVADAGEVPSFWVLDGNALTTAGVRALAPSRGEQTALAHPPQTELAQYQTSGFTLGRPLTYDDAPTDLIALPPELQPLHVAWFGKTGSGKSTGLTTGILDNHSATDGASVLIDPKGDGMPVEYLRAHYAKHGTLENVLYFDCAETLPALSFFDIRPQLEAGIDRASAVQNTVDHYIELLIGIMGRDRFERAVRSPDIIRYLVKALFDPVHGRDAYTHRDLQQAATQMAETRDAPPVTDDDLAVMLGGVVTNSKRSFDELMQGVMNRIEKVPLDDRLAHLFNHISQNTTQGSSTDEPSTEAPNPEFDFLEVLNQDRVVIFDTSGLRTESRRALTLVLLSNLWTALRRRQRLETTQRSHHEEAEGVDSENGLPLVNLYVEEAAEVAASGLMTDLLAKSRGFNLSVTLAMQFPAQVRNADTEAYAEILNNISTIITGNVAVDSDLEKRLATEEIPPSEVGNRLRALRRGQWFASLPAGFQDREPRPFLLGSAPLPPGHPEGNQPLTETRTLTFRALLDSVKDQTRLEHGLDFLADGQPQSGPHPHTSSPHSDSQSQSSSSGAASARVDSTLPFTTRLPRCIQYDETAHAVVCTGCESRHAPSPEGVKRGIECCTSLDRVDRENVPICDVDLTLSPREREESEYSERQLAFLQVVYAAHQGEYDPEWEYDICWDSMLRLQEYVGIESEQVDELVEDDLLSVDCDYPHRLYTVTADGRNEIQVAHREGIAYGHGVGDLSESSLHRVMVEIGRRYLEDAYLNNSDSEVVEVLPYYELDDGYRLDAAGLDEDGGVCAVAEAERANHDILRAVPEDYDKMAACDPEDAIWVVKNRDAAHDVLAALNDPPTGDRRVEKTYSRSSPPQAFRLDAPGCSQIHTLRYVRDSLLELDPPE; encoded by the coding sequence ATGGCAACCCCCGATCCAGTGACGAACAAGAAGCTGGTTGAACAGAGCGACGAAGATGAAACGCGAGCGGAGTCCGCTCGACTGTATATCCGCATCCGGCCGACTGACGACGATCTCAGCCCCGGATCGGTCGAGAGCCACGTTCGCCGTCTCTATCGCATCGGCCGGGCCAACCGAACAACTGGCTCCAGTCTCCGCGACCGCCTACGAAGGTCGTCTAGCCGGCCACTCGTCGAGATACTCCTTCTCTCTGACCGGCAAGAGGTCAGTATCGAGTATCTCGTTGGAATTAAGGATGCGGATTCGCCTGATGAACTCGAACGCGTGCTCCGAGGTCTCTTCCCGGATAGCTACGAGTTCGAGCGGGTCCAGCGGGACTCCGAGAGGTTCGGAATCCAATCTAGCACGTCGACTGATGCTGAGTTACGGGCAGATACGGAAGCAGATCCTGAGACCAGTGCGCAGTTGGACACAGACGCGACTGTCGGCTCAGACCTGGCCGTGGCTGGCGTCGAGTTTCTTGGACAGACCGAACGGCGACAGGACTGGCAAACCCAACTCCAGCCATTCTCAGCGTTCACGGACGAGTCCGGGACTCGCGAACGCCGGCCGCTCACGGCAGTCGTCGAGACGATGGCCGAACACGACGTCTCGATGGTGTATCAGGTCTTGGTTCGCTCAAAACCCGACTGGACTACCACTCTAGAAGATCGACAGAGTCGCATTGAAGCGAATCAGGATACGATAGGCGGTCAACTCGGGAACGCGATCTTCGGTGCGCCGGACGCCGACGAGGAGTTCCTCACGGCCAGTGACGAGACCCGTCTCAGTGAACTCGACGAGAGGGATACGCGGTGTTCGTTCGACGTGAACGCCCGAGCAGTCGCCCTCTCGGACGATTCGGCAACAGCTGATGAGGCGGCCGCTGCCGTCGATGAACTTGCCTCCGCGTTCGCTCCCGTGAGCAAGACGACGTACACCGTCGAAGGCGTCGTTCGTACTGGCGCGGATGGACAGAGCGTTCTCGAGGCGGTCCGCGAGCGGACGTTCTATCCGCCGAACTACGAGCGCGTCTCGACCAGGTTCCCGTGGACGGTGAATGCGAGCCGTGGAATCGTCGCGGACGCGGGTGAGGTACCGAGTTTTTGGGTGCTCGATGGGAATGCGCTCACGACCGCGGGTGTTCGCGCGCTTGCACCCTCACGCGGCGAACAGACCGCACTTGCGCACCCACCGCAGACGGAACTCGCCCAGTACCAGACGTCGGGATTCACGCTCGGTCGACCACTCACGTACGACGATGCGCCGACTGACCTGATCGCACTTCCCCCGGAACTCCAGCCGTTGCACGTGGCGTGGTTCGGCAAGACCGGCTCGGGAAAATCCACGGGACTCACGACGGGGATTCTGGATAATCATAGTGCGACGGACGGTGCATCGGTCCTTATCGACCCGAAAGGCGACGGGATGCCGGTCGAATACTTACGGGCACACTACGCAAAGCATGGAACACTCGAGAATGTCCTGTATTTCGACTGTGCTGAGACGCTGCCCGCGCTCTCGTTTTTCGACATTCGCCCCCAACTTGAGGCGGGCATCGACCGCGCGAGTGCGGTCCAGAACACGGTCGACCACTACATCGAACTTCTGATCGGGATCATGGGTCGCGACCGGTTCGAGCGCGCAGTACGCTCGCCGGACATCATACGGTATCTCGTGAAAGCGCTGTTCGACCCCGTGCATGGTCGGGATGCCTATACGCATCGTGACCTCCAGCAGGCCGCGACGCAGATGGCCGAAACTCGGGACGCCCCACCGGTCACGGACGACGATCTCGCGGTGATGCTCGGGGGCGTCGTCACGAACAGCAAGCGCTCGTTCGACGAACTCATGCAGGGCGTGATGAACCGAATCGAGAAAGTGCCGCTCGACGACCGACTCGCCCACCTATTCAATCACATCTCCCAGAACACGACTCAAGGGAGTAGTACAGACGAACCCTCGACTGAGGCTCCAAACCCCGAATTCGACTTCCTCGAGGTTCTGAATCAGGATCGTGTGGTGATCTTCGATACGAGCGGATTACGGACCGAAAGCCGGCGTGCGCTCACCTTGGTGTTGCTGTCGAATCTATGGACGGCACTGCGTCGCCGTCAGCGTCTCGAAACGACCCAACGATCACACCACGAAGAAGCCGAGGGTGTAGACTCCGAGAACGGTCTTCCATTGGTGAATTTGTACGTCGAGGAGGCCGCAGAAGTCGCCGCTTCAGGGTTGATGACCGACCTGCTCGCAAAATCACGAGGATTCAATCTGTCGGTAACGCTCGCGATGCAGTTTCCCGCACAAGTCCGGAATGCGGATACGGAGGCGTACGCCGAAATCCTGAACAATATCTCGACGATCATCACGGGGAACGTCGCGGTCGATTCGGACCTCGAAAAACGACTTGCGACCGAGGAAATTCCGCCGAGCGAGGTCGGTAATCGTCTGCGGGCGCTTCGTCGCGGCCAGTGGTTCGCCAGTCTTCCCGCGGGATTCCAGGATCGCGAACCCCGACCATTCCTGCTCGGGTCCGCACCGCTTCCCCCAGGCCACCCGGAAGGAAATCAACCCTTGACGGAGACTCGAACGCTCACATTCAGAGCGCTCCTCGACAGCGTCAAGGATCAGACTCGCCTCGAGCACGGTCTGGATTTCCTCGCCGACGGTCAGCCCCAGTCCGGACCGCATCCCCATACGTCCAGTCCGCATTCGGACTCACAGTCGCAGTCGTCGAGTTCAGGTGCAGCTAGTGCTCGGGTGGATTCGACGTTACCGTTCACGACACGACTGCCGAGGTGTATCCAGTACGATGAGACCGCCCACGCCGTCGTCTGCACGGGCTGTGAGAGCCGCCACGCACCCTCACCAGAGGGCGTAAAGCGCGGCATCGAATGCTGTACGAGTCTCGATCGCGTCGACCGCGAGAACGTTCCGATCTGCGATGTCGATCTCACTCTTTCGCCGCGGGAGCGCGAGGAGAGCGAGTATTCCGAGCGCCAGCTCGCGTTCTTGCAGGTGGTGTATGCTGCCCATCAGGGCGAGTACGATCCCGAGTGGGAGTACGACATCTGCTGGGATAGCATGCTTCGCCTCCAGGAGTACGTCGGCATCGAATCAGAGCAGGTAGACGAACTCGTCGAAGATGACTTGTTGAGCGTCGACTGTGATTATCCTCACCGTCTCTATACGGTGACTGCGGACGGTCGGAACGAGATTCAGGTCGCTCACCGCGAGGGAATCGCGTACGGTCACGGCGTGGGCGATTTGAGTGAGTCGAGTCTGCATCGCGTGATGGTCGAGATCGGGCGACGCTACCTCGAAGACGCCTACCTGAATAACTCCGACTCCGAGGTCGTGGAGGTTCTTCCATACTATGAGCTCGATGATGGGTATCGTCTGGACGCTGCGGGCTTGGACGAGGATGGTGGGGTGTGCGCGGTCGCGGAGGCCGAGCGGGCGAACCACGATATCCTGCGCGCTGTCCCGGAAGATTACGATAAGATGGCGGCGTGCGATCCCGAGGACGCGATCTGGGTCGTGAAGAACCGCGATGCTGCCCACGACGTGCTCGCGGCATTGAACGACCCGCCGACTGGCGACCGGCGAGTCGAGAAGACGTACAGTCGCTCCTCACCACCACAGGCGTTCCGCCTCGACGCGCCGGGCTGTTCACAAATCCACACGCTCCGATACGTCCGAGACTCACTCCTCGAACTCGACCCGCCAGAATAG